The Lentisphaera araneosa HTCC2155 genome has a window encoding:
- a CDS encoding sulfatase family protein produces MKSVLFFLLCLPLLAEQKPNILFIMSDDHTSQAVGVYNSRLAKLNPTPTIDSIAQEGIIMTNAFCNNAICTPSRAAIMTGQYSAVNGVTTLGGKLDSEHQYLANEMKKAGYQTAVIGKWHLKHRPAAFDYYKVLPGQGKYFNPEFYEGKLGDTKGEKVKMEGHSSDCVADSTLHWFKNIRKKDQAFFLKFHFKAPHDMFEYAPRYESYLADTHIPEPASLWDNKNNGSIATRGYQDELINKIGTSIGRRNHRRNYAKKWAKDPDLSNKQAKSQAYQSYLKAYLRCVKGVDDNLKRVIDYLKAEGLYDNTVIIYTGDQGFMLGEHDYQDKRWAYEESMRMPFIVRYPKTIPAGSASDAIIENVDYPLTMLDYAGVARPKYMQGYSFRSILESGVESENWKKAAYYHYWMHMAHHDNPAHIAIRTKRYKLILFYGAKTDSDQAQTPPAWELYDLSKDPKESNNLYDNPEYQEIINKLKAELKDLRHKYKEDDPKFACNKVIDEFWDYSSEDRQKAIELSHAYKNYKAPLKKKKK; encoded by the coding sequence ATGAAGTCAGTTTTGTTTTTCCTCCTTTGCCTGCCATTACTTGCAGAACAAAAACCCAACATCCTTTTCATCATGTCTGACGACCACACCTCCCAAGCTGTGGGTGTTTACAATAGTCGTCTCGCAAAATTAAATCCCACACCAACAATCGACTCCATCGCCCAAGAGGGTATAATTATGACCAATGCCTTTTGTAATAATGCCATCTGCACTCCAAGTCGAGCTGCCATTATGACGGGGCAATACAGTGCGGTGAACGGCGTCACCACTTTGGGTGGCAAGCTAGATTCTGAACATCAATACCTAGCTAATGAAATGAAAAAAGCTGGCTACCAAACGGCTGTCATCGGTAAGTGGCACCTCAAACACCGCCCTGCCGCTTTTGACTACTACAAAGTTCTTCCAGGCCAGGGCAAGTACTTCAACCCTGAATTCTACGAAGGTAAACTTGGCGACACTAAAGGTGAGAAAGTAAAAATGGAAGGTCACTCTTCTGATTGTGTTGCGGATTCAACACTTCATTGGTTTAAAAACATCCGCAAAAAAGACCAAGCCTTTTTCCTCAAATTTCACTTCAAAGCACCCCATGATATGTTTGAATATGCTCCTCGTTATGAATCTTACTTAGCGGACACACATATTCCGGAACCAGCGAGCCTTTGGGATAATAAAAATAATGGTTCCATTGCCACACGCGGATATCAAGATGAATTAATCAACAAAATCGGAACTTCTATTGGTCGTAGAAACCACCGCCGTAACTACGCTAAAAAATGGGCAAAAGATCCTGATTTAAGTAACAAGCAAGCTAAATCACAAGCTTACCAAAGCTACCTAAAAGCATACTTACGCTGTGTCAAAGGCGTCGACGACAACCTCAAGCGTGTCATTGATTACCTCAAAGCAGAGGGTCTCTACGACAATACCGTCATTATTTATACAGGTGATCAGGGTTTTATGCTGGGTGAACATGACTACCAAGATAAACGTTGGGCTTATGAGGAATCTATGCGCATGCCTTTTATTGTACGTTACCCAAAAACTATTCCAGCTGGAAGCGCATCCGACGCCATTATTGAAAATGTCGACTACCCTTTAACCATGCTGGACTATGCTGGCGTGGCACGACCGAAGTACATGCAAGGCTATAGCTTTCGATCCATTCTTGAGTCCGGCGTCGAAAGTGAAAACTGGAAAAAAGCCGCCTATTACCACTATTGGATGCACATGGCACATCACGATAACCCTGCCCACATTGCGATTCGCACCAAACGCTACAAACTCATCCTTTTCTATGGGGCGAAAACAGACAGCGACCAGGCACAGACGCCACCCGCCTGGGAACTTTACGACCTCAGTAAAGATCCTAAAGAGAGCAATAATCTCTACGACAATCCAGAGTATCAAGAAATTATTAATAAGCTCAAAGCTGAACTCAAAGACTTGCGCCATAAATATAAAGAAGATGATCCTAAATTCGCCTGCAATAAAGTAATTGACGAATTTTGGGACTACAGCAGTGAAGATCGACAAAAGGCAATTGAACTTTCTCATGCTTATAAAAACTATAAAGCCCCTCTCAAAAAGAAGAAAAAATAA
- a CDS encoding sulfatase family protein — MKYCLLILSCLHLFAVEKPNILFIMSDDHTAQAIGAYGGRLAPLNPTPNIDKIARDGIIMTNAFCSNSICTPSRASIMTGQYAHINGVLDLKGSIASDQQYLAHEMRKAGYQTAMIGKWHLKKRPAAFDYYKVLPGQGKYFDPNFFEGSLGDEKGSPVVMKGHSSDCLTDSAIDWLSNKRHKNQAFFLKFHFKAPHDFFHYAPRYESYLADVKIPEPSSLWDNKNNGSLATKGHKDELIHHIGTSIGMRNTRRNYAKTWAKGISDPTTAKRTAYQTYLKKYLRCVKGIDDNMKRLVDYLKQEKIYDNTIIIYTGDQGFMLGEHDYQDKRWAYEETMRMPFIVRYPKAIKAGSKSDAIIENIDYPAMMLDYAGVKTPTYMQGRSFRSILETKQEPKNWKRAAYYQYWMHMAHHDNPAHIGMRTKKYKLILYYGAKPEDSQPETPPAWELYDLEKDPQELNNIYELASPDLIAKLKDQFAQMRQENGADHEKFIANQVINEFWDYSEADRQKAIKISNKYAAFRNAKEKK; from the coding sequence ATGAAATATTGTTTGCTCATACTTTCCTGCCTCCATTTATTTGCGGTGGAAAAACCCAACATCCTTTTCATCATGTCTGATGACCACACTGCACAGGCCATCGGGGCCTATGGTGGACGTTTAGCTCCACTCAACCCTACACCCAACATCGATAAAATTGCTCGTGATGGCATCATCATGACCAACGCCTTCTGCTCAAATTCCATCTGCACTCCCAGTCGCGCCTCGATAATGACCGGACAATATGCTCACATCAACGGAGTTCTTGACCTCAAAGGTAGCATTGCCTCTGACCAACAATACCTCGCTCATGAAATGCGTAAGGCGGGCTATCAAACCGCAATGATTGGTAAGTGGCATTTAAAGAAGCGTCCTGCAGCCTTTGATTACTACAAAGTTTTACCCGGTCAAGGAAAATATTTTGACCCCAATTTCTTCGAGGGCAGCTTGGGAGATGAAAAGGGTTCACCCGTCGTTATGAAAGGGCATTCCTCAGATTGTCTCACTGATTCAGCTATTGATTGGCTCAGTAACAAACGTCACAAAAATCAAGCTTTCTTTCTCAAGTTTCATTTTAAAGCTCCCCATGATTTCTTTCACTATGCACCACGCTATGAAAGCTATCTGGCCGATGTCAAAATCCCTGAGCCAAGCAGTCTTTGGGACAACAAAAATAATGGTTCACTAGCGACAAAAGGCCACAAGGATGAACTCATTCATCATATCGGAACTTCTATTGGCATGCGCAATACGCGACGTAATTACGCTAAAACTTGGGCGAAAGGCATTAGCGATCCTACTACAGCAAAAAGAACAGCTTATCAAACCTACCTCAAAAAATACTTGCGCTGTGTCAAGGGCATCGATGATAACATGAAACGTTTGGTGGATTACCTCAAACAAGAAAAGATCTACGACAACACCATCATCATCTACACTGGTGACCAAGGTTTCATGCTCGGCGAGCACGATTACCAAGACAAGCGCTGGGCCTATGAAGAAACCATGCGTATGCCTTTCATTGTACGCTACCCAAAGGCGATTAAAGCGGGTTCAAAATCTGATGCAATTATCGAAAATATTGATTACCCCGCCATGATGCTCGATTATGCCGGTGTCAAAACGCCTACTTACATGCAGGGACGAAGCTTCAGATCAATTCTTGAAACAAAGCAAGAACCAAAAAACTGGAAACGAGCCGCTTATTATCAGTACTGGATGCACATGGCTCATCACGATAATCCCGCTCACATTGGCATGCGCACAAAAAAATATAAACTCATCCTTTATTACGGAGCCAAACCCGAAGATTCTCAGCCTGAAACTCCCCCAGCCTGGGAATTATATGACCTCGAAAAAGACCCCCAAGAATTAAATAATATCTATGAACTAGCCAGCCCCGACTTGATTGCGAAGCTAAAAGATCAATTCGCTCAAATGAGGCAAGAAAATGGTGCTGACCATGAAAAATTTATCGCTAACCAAGTCATTAATGAGTTTTGGGATTATAGCGAAGCAGATCGTCAAAAAGCCATCAAAATTTCAAATAAATACGCTGCATTCCGCAATGCGAAAGAGAAAAAATAG